From the Tripterygium wilfordii isolate XIE 37 chromosome 6, ASM1340144v1, whole genome shotgun sequence genome, one window contains:
- the LOC120000407 gene encoding uncharacterized protein LOC120000407 translates to MMKSTPANQKPSIIRYFLSSLLLSIPFLLIFFSLRNRTATTEQQPPGIRIRPGYASYDSYIQRQLNKTLNPKLRKIWTTRDWDRKIQVFAEFFHDLQKRNLLFNDSRSLCIGARVGQEVEALRRVGVSDSVGIDLVPYPPLVIKGDFHHQPFEDETFDFEFSNVFDHALYPHKFVGEIERTLKPGGVCVLHVALSRRSDKYSANDLFSVEPLVEMFKESEMIHSRKVDGFGLDTEVVFRKKNNNSAIQRS, encoded by the coding sequence ATGATGAAATCAACACCTGCAAACCAAAAACCCTCCATAATCCGATActtcctctcctctctcctcctctctatCCCGTTccttctcatcttcttctctctccgCAATCGAACCGCAACCACTGAACAACAACCGCCTGGTATCAGGATCCGACCCGGATACGCCTCCTACGATTCCTACATACAGCGACAACTCAACAAAACTCTTAATCCTAAGCTTCGAAAAATATGGACGACCCGTGATTGGGACCGCAAAATCCAAGTCTTCGCAGAATTCTTCCACGATTTGCAGAAGAGGAATCTCCTCTTCAACGATTCGAGATCGCTATGTATCGGCGCGCGAGTCGGGCAAGAGGTGGAGGCGTTGAGGCGGGTGGGAGTGTCCGACTCGGTGGGAATCGACCTGGTGCCCTACCCGCCGCTCGTGATCAAAGGCGACTTCCATCACCAGCCGTTCGAAGACGAGACTTTCGATTTCGAGTTCTCGAACGTGTTTGACCACGCGCTTTACCCGCACAAGTTTGTTGGGGAGATCGAGCGGACGTTGAAGCCAGGCGGAGTGTGTGTATTACATGTGGCTTTATCTAGACGATCTGATAAGTACTCGGCAAACGATCTGTTTAGTGTGGAACCTCTTGTGGAGATGTTCAAGGAATCGGAGATGATTCATAGCAGGAAGGTTGACGGGTTCGGGTTGGATACGGAGGTTGTGTTTAGAAAGAAGAACAACAATAGTGCGATCCAACGGTCGTGA
- the LOC120000531 gene encoding photosystem II core complex proteins psbY, chloroplastic-like, with amino-acid sequence MAATMATTMAILHAKCSTICSSKNSNPTKPFSKPTSLLSLQNLPKGLTISKPTDQLQSSSSSLAGAAIAGAIFSSLSSCDAAFAAQQIAEIAEGDNRGIALLLPIIPAIAWVLFNILQPALNQISRMRSTKGVLIGVGLGGLAGLMGTPDASAGEIAMIADGATSDNRGQLLLFVVTPAILWVLYNILQPALNQINRMRSE; translated from the coding sequence ATGGCAGCAACTATGGCTACAACAATGGCAATCCTGCACGCAAAGTGTTCGACGATTTGCTCTTCCAAAAACAGCAATCCCACCAAGCCATTCTCAAAACCCACTTCACTTCTCTCCCTTCAGAACCTCCCAAAGGGCCTAACCATCTCAAAACCAACTGATCAgctccaatcatcatcatcttccctTGCTGGAGCTGCAATTGCTGGCGCAATATTTTCCAGCTTGAGCTCATGTGACGCGGCCTTTGCAGCCCAACAAATCGCTGAGATTGCTGAAGGAGACAACCGTGGGATTGCTCTGTTGCTACCAATTATCCCAGCGATTGCGTGGGTTCTGTTCAATATTCTTCAACCAGCACTGAACCAGATCAGCCGCATGAGGAGCACAAAGGGGGTTCTAATTGGGGTTGGGCTTGGTGGTTTAGCTGGTTTAATGGGAACACCAGATGCATCTGCTGGTGAAATTGCTATGATTGCTGATGGTGCCACCAGTGACAACAGAGGTCAGCTGCTGCTTTTCGTTGTAACACCTGCGATTCTGTGGGTTTTGTACAACATTCTGCAACCTGCTTTGAACCAGATCAACAGGATGAGGTCTGAGTGA